From a single Cyclobacterium marinum DSM 745 genomic region:
- a CDS encoding Uma2 family endonuclease, which produces MEKSKDKVKEPFSAYGSYSYADYLSWQLDEMVELIRGKVFRQAAAAPRRIHEELTVALVTRIHGYLKGGSCKVYTAPFDVRLPVSSRKHKDIDTVVQPDLCVVCNSEKLDELGCVGAPDLVIEILSPGNNKKELQLKYEVYEASGVKEYWVIHPDERTLLIYTLETGNYRPSRLYTMGDRVKSEVLLGFELDLDEVFGEL; this is translated from the coding sequence ATGGAAAAGTCAAAAGATAAAGTCAAAGAACCCTTTTCTGCCTATGGAAGCTACTCCTATGCAGACTACCTCTCCTGGCAATTGGATGAGATGGTGGAATTGATTCGGGGAAAAGTATTCAGGCAGGCGGCAGCAGCTCCTCGTAGAATCCATGAAGAACTTACGGTAGCCTTGGTTACGAGAATTCATGGATATTTAAAAGGAGGAAGCTGTAAGGTGTATACCGCCCCCTTTGATGTGCGACTTCCGGTTTCTTCCAGAAAGCACAAGGATATCGATACTGTAGTGCAGCCGGACCTCTGTGTGGTCTGCAATTCGGAAAAGCTGGACGAATTAGGCTGTGTGGGTGCCCCGGACTTGGTCATAGAAATTCTCTCCCCTGGAAATAATAAAAAAGAACTGCAATTGAAATATGAGGTGTATGAGGCCTCCGGAGTCAAGGAATATTGGGTGATCCATCCTGATGAACGCACCTTGTTGATCTATACCCTGGAAACCGGAAATTACCGTCCTTCTCGGTTGTACACCATGGGAGATAGGGTCAAGTCGGAGGTTCTCCTCGGATTTGAGTTGGATTTGGATGAGGTGTTTGGGGAATTGTAA
- a CDS encoding ABC transporter ATP-binding protein, which translates to MDKEVIALKGLTKKYGTFTAVNELDLSINRGEIFGLLGPNGAGKTTTILMMMGLTEPSAGTAHVCGVNSTKNPLAVKKVVGYMPDNVGFYDNMSALENLMYIGELNGIPRSEVQKDAIEVMEMVGLPAEAIHKKTAAYSRGMKQRLGLAEVLIKKPQVVILDEPTLGIDPSGVKEFLSLILRLSREKGLTVLLSSHHLHQVQQVCDRVGIFVNGKLLIEGDIATLSNRLFTGKSFEVNVTFKNPIVLPWKHEPELLQFPSIEEVSVEAHEAWISGSEDVTPDIVRFLVEKGYPITGVQKKEYGLEDIYQKYFENTIKENIDQ; encoded by the coding sequence ATGGATAAGGAGGTAATAGCACTGAAAGGCCTGACGAAAAAATATGGCACTTTCACTGCAGTCAATGAATTGGATCTCTCCATTAACAGAGGCGAAATATTTGGTTTGTTGGGTCCCAACGGCGCCGGTAAGACCACCACTATTCTGATGATGATGGGGCTTACGGAGCCAAGTGCCGGAACAGCCCACGTTTGTGGGGTGAATTCAACCAAAAATCCCCTAGCTGTAAAAAAAGTGGTGGGATATATGCCGGACAATGTCGGGTTTTATGATAATATGTCTGCCTTGGAAAACCTGATGTATATCGGAGAATTGAACGGCATCCCACGTAGTGAGGTCCAAAAAGATGCGATTGAAGTAATGGAGATGGTCGGTTTGCCGGCAGAGGCTATTCATAAAAAAACTGCAGCTTATTCGAGAGGTATGAAACAGCGACTGGGTTTGGCAGAAGTACTGATAAAAAAACCTCAGGTTGTGATATTGGACGAACCTACTTTGGGTATTGACCCAAGTGGGGTTAAAGAATTTCTATCTCTTATTCTACGATTAAGTAGGGAAAAAGGACTTACGGTATTGCTTTCATCACACCACCTTCACCAGGTGCAGCAAGTTTGTGATAGGGTTGGGATTTTTGTAAATGGGAAACTATTGATCGAAGGGGATATTGCCACGCTTTCTAACCGGCTTTTTACCGGGAAATCCTTTGAGGTAAACGTAACATTCAAAAATCCTATTGTCTTGCCTTGGAAGCATGAACCGGAATTACTACAGTTTCCCTCAATTGAGGAAGTTTCAGTGGAGGCTCATGAAGCCTGGATTTCAGGTAGTGAAGATGTCACCCCTGATATTGTCCGGTTTTTGGTGGAAAAAGGATATCCAATCACGGGGGTCCAGAAGAAAGAATATGGACTTGAAGATATTTATCAAAAGTATTTTGAAAACACAATAAAGGAGAATATAGATCAATGA
- a CDS encoding LytR/AlgR family response regulator transcription factor, whose protein sequence is MTEKNNLLNSDFNLLNHNWKKLVLISFCTLFSILFINLYTPFRIDQWEADQGLSQFFRLSGFGIIGGVVIGLSQLIIKPILFKKIHKVVHFILWTMAEILILSLVFYGLYGSHGSNFFSEYFISLKYTFLGLLIPYTLALCFIFIYSQQKENQKLPETLKPINKIISLKDEYGNHRLSLKSSDILFIEAADNYSIIYYRDSGTIKKEMLRNSLKALSEQLKDFPIKRCHRSYLVNVQNVKLAKKASGKVCLHLEGSVSIVPVSRKFTPEFDHLLH, encoded by the coding sequence ATGACTGAAAAAAATAATCTTTTAAATTCAGATTTTAACCTACTCAACCACAACTGGAAGAAACTGGTTTTGATAAGCTTTTGTACCCTTTTTTCTATCCTCTTCATTAACCTCTATACACCATTCAGGATAGATCAATGGGAGGCAGATCAAGGCCTGTCCCAATTTTTTAGACTTTCAGGGTTTGGAATTATCGGCGGAGTGGTAATAGGTCTATCACAACTGATTATTAAGCCTATATTATTCAAAAAAATACATAAAGTGGTTCACTTTATCCTCTGGACAATGGCTGAAATTCTGATATTATCATTAGTTTTTTATGGACTTTATGGCAGCCATGGCTCCAACTTTTTTTCTGAATATTTTATTAGTCTGAAATATACTTTTCTAGGGCTATTGATCCCTTATACATTGGCTTTATGTTTTATTTTTATATACAGCCAACAAAAGGAAAACCAAAAACTACCTGAAACACTCAAGCCTATTAATAAGATTATAAGCTTAAAAGATGAATACGGAAACCACAGATTATCTTTAAAATCATCCGATATACTATTTATCGAAGCGGCAGATAACTATTCAATTATTTATTACAGGGATAGTGGCACCATCAAAAAAGAGATGCTTCGGAATTCTTTAAAAGCCCTCTCTGAACAACTTAAAGACTTCCCCATAAAAAGGTGCCATAGATCTTATCTGGTCAATGTGCAAAATGTAAAATTGGCAAAAAAAGCTTCGGGTAAAGTCTGCCTGCACTTGGAAGGCAGCGTGTCAATCGTCCCTGTATCACGCAAATTCACCCCTGAGTTCGATCACTTATTGCACTAA
- a CDS encoding ABC transporter permease has product MKGIINALDNNASVRDEKQQNPFWILVRKEVAGHIRSWRFIILLVLVVLTFWGATAVAMNNIKDTVAKVKDLESLFLYLKILTTTEGTLPPFHVFLNFLGPLLGISLGFDAINSEQQNGTLTRIMAQPIYRDNLLLSKFVSSLLLVGTLLLALSLLMVGGGMLLTGVMIEVEELIRILCFMLLCTVYVGFWLGLSILLSIVFKQASTSALTAIGIWLFFTVFYQIVVNMVVTMLTSGSGELTQMQVMHLNEIILNILRLAPSQLYADATTTLLMPSVRSLGPVTMEQMAGAIPSPLSIRDSLLIVWPQLTGLLAATLLCFAFSYYLFMRREIRT; this is encoded by the coding sequence ATGAAAGGAATCATAAATGCATTGGATAATAATGCTTCTGTGCGCGATGAAAAGCAGCAGAACCCCTTTTGGATTTTGGTAAGAAAGGAGGTAGCCGGTCATATTCGCAGTTGGAGATTTATTATACTATTGGTGCTTGTGGTGCTTACCTTTTGGGGGGCAACAGCGGTGGCCATGAACAATATAAAAGACACTGTGGCAAAGGTTAAAGATCTGGAAAGCCTTTTCTTGTACCTTAAAATACTGACCACAACAGAAGGTACATTACCACCATTTCATGTTTTTCTTAATTTTTTAGGCCCCTTATTAGGAATCAGCCTTGGCTTTGATGCCATTAATTCGGAACAACAAAATGGTACCTTAACAAGGATAATGGCCCAGCCTATTTATCGTGACAATTTGCTTTTGTCCAAATTTGTCAGTTCGCTTCTTTTGGTAGGAACATTGTTGCTTGCACTTTCTTTATTAATGGTCGGAGGAGGAATGCTCCTTACCGGTGTAATGATAGAAGTCGAAGAGCTGATAAGAATACTATGTTTTATGCTGCTTTGCACTGTTTACGTGGGCTTTTGGTTAGGGCTTTCTATATTACTTTCCATCGTCTTTAAGCAGGCATCTACTTCTGCACTTACAGCAATTGGTATCTGGTTATTTTTTACTGTATTCTACCAGATTGTGGTCAATATGGTGGTTACTATGCTTACCTCAGGTTCCGGAGAGTTAACTCAAATGCAAGTAATGCATCTCAATGAAATAATATTGAACATTCTTCGATTGGCCCCCAGTCAACTTTACGCAGATGCAACTACCACTTTACTAATGCCCTCGGTGAGAAGTTTGGGACCTGTAACCATGGAGCAAATGGCCGGCGCCATTCCGTCACCACTTTCCATTAGGGACAGCCTGCTCATTGTTTGGCCACAATTAACCGGACTATTAGCCGCTACCTTGCTTTGTTTTGCATTTTCTTATTACCTTTTTATGAGAAGAGAAATAAGAACATAA
- a CDS encoding Uma2 family endonuclease produces the protein MEKSKDKVKEPFSAYGSYSYADYLSWQMDEMVELIRGKVFRQAAAAPRRIHQEVSMVLSNTLYQFLKGKTCKVYVAPFDVRLPVSSRKHKDIDTVVQPDLCVVCDREKLDELGCVGAPDLIIEILSPGNNKKELQLKYEVYEASGVKEYWVIHPDERTLLIYTLEEGKYRSSRLYTMGDCINSQALAGFELDLDEVFGEL, from the coding sequence ATGGAAAAGTCAAAAGATAAAGTCAAAGAGCCCTTTTCTGCATATGGAAGCTATTCCTATGCAGATTATCTTTCTTGGCAAATGGATGAGATGGTGGAGCTGATCCGCGGAAAAGTATTCAGGCAGGCGGCTGCAGCGCCTAGAAGGATACACCAAGAAGTTTCTATGGTGCTTTCAAATACGCTCTATCAATTTTTAAAAGGGAAAACCTGCAAAGTATATGTAGCCCCATTTGATGTGCGCCTTCCGGTCTCATCCAGAAAGCACAAGGATATCGATACCGTAGTGCAACCGGACCTATGTGTAGTCTGCGATCGGGAAAAACTGGATGAATTGGGTTGTGTGGGTGCTCCGGACCTGATTATAGAGATCCTCTCACCCGGTAACAATAAAAAGGAGCTGCAATTGAAATACGAGGTATACGAGGCCTCCGGAGTCAAGGAATATTGGGTGATCCATCCTGATGAACGTACCTTGCTGATCTACACCTTGGAAGAAGGAAAATACCGCTCCTCCCGGTTGTACACAATGGGAGACTGTATCAATTCTCAGGCGCTTGCTGGTTTTGAGTTGGATCTGGATGAGGTGTTTGGGGAATTGTAA
- a CDS encoding Uma2 family endonuclease — translation MEKSKDKVKEPFSAYGSYSYADYLSWQLDEMVELIRGRVFRQAAAPRLIHQRISGKIFHQIYTFLQGKNCEVFTAPFDVRLPVSSKDLDKIDTVVQPDLCVVCDPEKLDELGCVGAPDLIIEILSPGNNKKELQLKYEVYEASGVKEYWIIHPDERTLLIYTLEGAKYQPSRLFTLGDRVKSQALTGFELDLDEVFGEL, via the coding sequence ATGGAAAAGTCAAAAGATAAAGTCAAAGAGCCCTTTTCAGCATATGGAAGCTATTCCTATGCAGACTACCTCTCCTGGCAACTAGATGAAATGGTGGAGCTGATTCGCGGAAGGGTGTTTAGACAGGCAGCCGCTCCCCGCTTAATTCACCAACGCATCTCTGGGAAAATTTTTCATCAAATCTATACTTTTCTTCAAGGAAAAAATTGCGAAGTATTTACTGCTCCCTTTGATGTTCGCTTACCAGTTTCTTCCAAAGACCTTGACAAAATCGACACCGTAGTGCAGCCGGATCTCTGTGTGGTTTGCGATCCGGAAAAACTGGATGAATTGGGCTGTGTAGGTGCCCCGGACCTGATCATCGAAATCCTCTCTCCAGGAAACAATAAAAAAGAATTGCAATTGAAATACGAGGTTTACGAAGCCTCGGGCGTAAAAGAATACTGGATCATTCATCCCGACGAGCGCACCTTGTTGATCTATACCCTGGAAGGAGCAAAATACCAACCTTCCCGCCTATTTACCTTGGGAGATCGGGTAAAGTCACAGGCGCTTACTGGGTTTGAATTAGATTTGGATGAGGTGTTTGGAGAGTTGTGA
- a CDS encoding TonB-dependent receptor, protein MKHIVTVLLMLCLYGTAISQNTFTATIKDKDSKEALFGVSVYFPQLEKGASTDSMGKVSIDDIPSGIYTILVTHLGYESIELQQSFPLGEELILLMEHGHEEMEEVLVTSTRSGRTIEDVPTRVEVIAGEELAEKGNMKPGDIRMLLNESTGIQTQQTSATSYNSSIRIQGLDGKYTQLLRDGLPLYSGYSGGLSLMQIAPLDLKQVEVIKGASSTLYGGGAIAGLVNLISKTPGEDRELNFMVNGTSALGLDLSGFYSERYGKIGTTVFASYNKGTAYDPAGIGLTAIPEFERYTINPRMFWYLDEATEINLGFNFTTENRLGGNMDYIEGKSSSGYFESNETDRLSTQFDATHRFSDHSRIQVKNSISFFDRSIAIPNYVSAENRFLPFQN, encoded by the coding sequence GTGAAACACATTGTCACAGTACTGTTAATGCTTTGCCTATATGGCACTGCCATCTCACAAAATACATTTACAGCCACGATTAAGGATAAGGATTCCAAGGAAGCCTTATTTGGCGTGTCTGTCTATTTTCCACAATTGGAGAAAGGAGCTTCTACTGATAGCATGGGAAAAGTTTCCATAGATGATATCCCAAGCGGAATTTATACTATTTTGGTAACCCATTTAGGATATGAATCAATAGAATTACAGCAGTCCTTTCCTTTGGGGGAAGAGCTGATTTTATTAATGGAACATGGTCACGAAGAAATGGAAGAGGTGCTAGTCACGTCCACCAGGAGTGGCAGAACCATAGAAGATGTACCTACAAGGGTGGAAGTTATTGCCGGAGAGGAGCTGGCGGAAAAAGGAAATATGAAACCGGGTGATATCCGTATGTTATTGAATGAAAGCACGGGGATTCAGACGCAGCAGACCTCAGCCACCAGTTATAATTCAAGTATCCGAATCCAAGGATTGGATGGAAAGTATACCCAATTACTTAGAGATGGCCTTCCATTGTATTCCGGTTATTCGGGAGGCTTGAGCCTGATGCAGATTGCTCCCCTTGACCTCAAACAGGTTGAAGTGATCAAAGGAGCTTCTTCTACGCTATATGGTGGAGGGGCCATTGCAGGTTTGGTCAACTTAATATCTAAAACCCCGGGAGAAGATCGGGAGTTGAACTTTATGGTAAACGGGACCTCCGCTTTAGGGTTGGACCTAAGTGGTTTCTATTCGGAAAGGTATGGTAAAATTGGAACCACCGTATTTGCCTCATATAACAAAGGAACGGCCTATGACCCGGCAGGAATAGGGCTTACTGCAATTCCGGAATTTGAGCGCTATACCATCAATCCTCGCATGTTTTGGTACCTCGATGAAGCAACTGAAATAAACCTTGGCTTTAATTTCACTACTGAAAATAGACTCGGTGGGAATATGGATTATATTGAAGGCAAATCTTCCTCGGGTTATTTTGAATCCAATGAAACGGATCGTCTGTCTACCCAGTTTGATGCGACCCATCGTTTTTCTGACCATTCCCGCATCCAGGTGAAAAACAGTATTAGTTTTTTTGACAGGTCTATAGCTATACCAAATTATGTTTCAGCGGAGAACAGGTTTCTTCCTTTTCAGAACTAA
- a CDS encoding TonB-dependent receptor plug domain-containing protein, protein MEWIVGGNLWTEKFDQRQGDPDNDLSFSNTTTGVFVQNTWNMATQWTLETGLRGDYQSQYGAYLLPRFSLLYEPNERITFRTGGGLGYKTPTQFTEDTERLHFRNILPIDFSATRAERSTGINLDVNYKWLVTEELSLSTNALLFYTQIDDPMLLQANSNGMYVFTQPNGYINTQGLEANMKWTYHDFKLFMGYTFADVKEHYDSQESEYPLVAKHRLNNVLMYEKHGNFWIGLEAYYFSPQKLSDGSTGKSYWIMGIMSEKKIGKYFSLFLNFENMLDTRQTRFDTIYTGNISDPQFRDIYAPVDGFVVNGGFKLSL, encoded by the coding sequence ATGGAGTGGATAGTAGGAGGGAACCTATGGACCGAAAAGTTTGATCAAAGGCAAGGAGATCCAGATAATGACCTTAGTTTTTCCAATACAACTACCGGGGTATTTGTTCAAAACACATGGAATATGGCTACACAATGGACTTTGGAAACCGGCTTGAGAGGAGATTACCAAAGTCAATATGGAGCTTATCTGCTTCCGCGCTTTTCACTGTTGTATGAGCCTAATGAAAGAATAACATTTAGGACAGGTGGTGGGCTTGGTTATAAAACACCCACCCAATTTACAGAAGATACTGAAAGGCTTCATTTCCGAAATATTCTCCCTATAGACTTTTCAGCAACCCGTGCAGAACGTTCTACAGGGATAAATTTGGACGTCAATTACAAATGGCTCGTAACAGAGGAATTGAGCCTAAGTACAAATGCGCTTTTATTTTATACGCAGATTGATGATCCGATGCTTTTGCAGGCCAATAGCAATGGTATGTATGTGTTCACTCAGCCTAACGGGTACATCAATACCCAAGGATTGGAAGCCAATATGAAGTGGACTTACCATGATTTCAAACTATTTATGGGTTATACTTTTGCAGATGTTAAGGAGCACTATGATAGTCAGGAAAGCGAATACCCTTTGGTGGCCAAACATCGTTTGAACAATGTACTGATGTATGAGAAACACGGGAATTTTTGGATCGGGTTGGAAGCTTATTATTTCAGTCCCCAAAAGCTTTCAGATGGCAGTACCGGGAAATCTTATTGGATCATGGGTATTATGTCCGAAAAGAAAATTGGAAAGTATTTTTCCCTTTTCTTGAATTTTGAAAACATGTTGGATACCCGTCAGACCAGGTTTGATACGATTTACACAGGTAACATTAGCGATCCTCAGTTCAGGGATATTTATGCCCCCGTGGATGGCTTTGTAGTGAATGGAGGATTTAAGCTTAGTCTTTAA
- a CDS encoding helix-turn-helix transcriptional regulator — protein MVKKGISSFNRDISLNLKKIREEKNLTQEYLAECIGKDYTSGYATLEQGKKKLTFEDAVKISECLKIPLVKIMDPNYEKNHGETAEEDRLPYGSRKKSTMQISVTLTGDYDDLQKQIRLLEKVNEILSTDTI, from the coding sequence ATGGTCAAAAAAGGGATTAGTAGTTTCAACCGAGATATTTCACTTAACCTTAAAAAAATAAGGGAAGAGAAAAATTTAACACAAGAATACCTTGCTGAGTGTATAGGTAAAGATTACACTTCAGGATATGCCACACTCGAACAAGGGAAAAAGAAATTGACTTTTGAGGATGCAGTTAAAATTAGTGAATGTCTTAAAATCCCATTAGTTAAAATAATGGATCCTAATTATGAAAAAAACCATGGTGAAACTGCTGAAGAGGATAGACTTCCTTACGGAAGTCGAAAAAAATCTACCATGCAAATATCCGTAACCTTGACCGGTGATTATGATGATCTCCAAAAACAAATTCGTTTACTAGAAAAGGTAAATGAAATTCTATCCACAGATACAATTTAA
- a CDS encoding calcineurin-like phosphoesterase C-terminal domain-containing protein: MFTFKHALHSGIFAASITILLFSYSTVLAQNNVTGYVYEDLNNNAIKDKNEKGIQGVAVTNGKEVSLSNEDGSYSLPANDDMIVSVIKPAGYAVPVDANNQPQFFYIHKPNGSPDTGEKRILPTGKLPKSVDFPLIAQEEDSNFSVILFGDPQADDLTNAGYFEKAIISELIGGKGAAFGLSLGDLGARNLFDTYIQSLGKIGIPWYNLLGNHDTNSYKEDQLSDETYEASFGPTNYALNYANAHFIVLDDVITPHPFGQGSYIGGFREDILEFIKNDLKHVAKDKLIVLAFHIPIYEFEKGPDQFREGDRQKLFDLLKGYQYTLSLSGHTHSQNHHFFTTEEGWPNAGFHHHYNPGATSGGIYIGPKDSYGTPSGIMRDGTPKGYAFLNITGNTYTYEYVPSGENDWKMSLHLPKIVPQAKKYRGEITVNFFQGTPRDSVKYRVDDGEWTALKLVPEYDKFLLDILHEWDHAEELPWGIRPSTPLISSHIWSGRIPSDLPLGEHTVEVLAKDWLGRTYTAKKSFKIVPDNQ; encoded by the coding sequence ATGTTTACATTCAAACACGCGCTGCATTCAGGAATTTTCGCAGCCTCTATTACCATCTTACTTTTCAGTTATTCCACGGTACTTGCACAAAACAATGTTACAGGCTATGTTTATGAAGACCTCAATAACAATGCAATAAAAGACAAAAATGAAAAAGGCATCCAAGGCGTAGCTGTTACGAATGGCAAAGAAGTCAGTCTTAGCAATGAAGATGGAAGCTATAGCCTTCCGGCCAATGATGACATGATCGTTTCAGTCATTAAACCTGCAGGCTATGCTGTGCCAGTAGACGCCAACAATCAGCCTCAATTTTTTTACATCCACAAGCCCAATGGGTCACCTGATACTGGTGAAAAAAGGATTCTTCCCACGGGCAAACTACCCAAATCTGTAGATTTCCCTTTGATTGCGCAGGAAGAAGACTCGAATTTCTCTGTGATTTTATTTGGAGATCCTCAAGCCGATGACCTTACCAATGCCGGTTATTTTGAGAAAGCCATAATTTCTGAGCTTATTGGGGGCAAAGGAGCTGCCTTTGGCCTAAGCCTGGGTGATTTGGGTGCTCGAAATTTATTTGATACCTATATTCAATCTCTTGGAAAAATAGGCATTCCATGGTACAATTTGCTAGGAAACCACGACACCAATAGCTATAAGGAAGACCAACTCTCAGATGAAACCTATGAGGCCAGCTTTGGCCCTACCAATTATGCACTTAATTATGCCAATGCTCATTTTATTGTATTGGATGATGTGATCACACCCCACCCTTTCGGTCAAGGGAGTTATATAGGAGGCTTTAGAGAGGATATTTTGGAATTTATAAAAAACGATTTAAAACATGTTGCTAAAGACAAGCTAATCGTTCTGGCCTTCCATATCCCTATTTATGAGTTTGAAAAAGGTCCGGATCAATTTAGGGAAGGCGACCGACAAAAACTTTTCGATTTATTAAAAGGCTATCAATACACCCTTTCTCTTTCGGGGCACACCCATTCTCAAAATCACCATTTTTTCACCACCGAAGAAGGCTGGCCCAACGCAGGCTTTCATCACCATTACAACCCCGGAGCCACCTCAGGAGGGATTTATATTGGCCCTAAAGACAGCTATGGCACCCCTTCAGGTATAATGCGTGACGGCACACCCAAAGGCTATGCCTTTCTAAATATAACTGGCAATACCTATACTTATGAATATGTTCCTTCCGGAGAAAACGATTGGAAAATGAGTCTTCATCTGCCCAAAATTGTACCCCAGGCAAAAAAATACAGAGGTGAAATTACCGTAAACTTTTTCCAGGGAACACCTAGGGACAGTGTAAAATACCGGGTAGATGATGGAGAATGGACTGCTTTGAAACTCGTACCAGAATATGACAAGTTTTTGTTGGATATCCTTCATGAATGGGACCATGCAGAAGAACTCCCCTGGGGAATCCGACCCTCCACTCCATTAATTTCTTCTCATATATGGAGTGGCAGAATTCCTTCCGACCTCCCCTTAGGAGAGCATACCGTGGAAGTCCTGGCCAAGGACTGGTTAGGAAGAACCTATACGGCAAAAAAATCTTTTAAAATTGTACCTGATAATCAGTGA
- a CDS encoding COG1470 family protein: protein MSLVLFFSLLSITVSAQNSESESSFTARLFNIEAPVNDTFRFQTTLKNNGNKVQVYELSAEAPKGWRLVFKARGSQVTSINLEPGKSESINVEVKPAHDAAPKKYTFPIQAKSDNDSMELELEAVVEGAYDIELTTPSGRLSGEITEGKNTEIHLKVINTGSLPLNEITLTSNTPSKWEVSFSPSELDELAPGKSADVIATLSVPNKTLAGDYVSKFTAKNSESTSTATYRVTVKTSLLSGGIGILIILIAVGFVYVLIRKFGRR from the coding sequence TTGTCATTAGTCCTTTTCTTTTCCCTTTTATCAATTACAGTCTCAGCCCAAAATTCAGAATCTGAATCCTCTTTTACCGCAAGGCTGTTTAATATTGAAGCTCCTGTCAATGACACTTTTCGTTTTCAAACTACCCTGAAAAACAATGGAAACAAGGTACAGGTTTATGAACTCAGCGCAGAAGCCCCAAAAGGCTGGAGGCTGGTTTTTAAAGCCAGAGGAAGTCAAGTCACCTCTATTAATTTGGAACCCGGAAAATCCGAAAGTATCAATGTTGAGGTGAAACCGGCTCATGATGCAGCCCCAAAAAAGTATACCTTCCCTATTCAGGCAAAATCTGATAATGACTCGATGGAACTGGAGCTTGAGGCAGTTGTTGAAGGAGCCTATGATATTGAGCTTACTACTCCTTCAGGACGATTAAGTGGTGAGATTACAGAAGGGAAAAATACTGAGATTCACCTAAAAGTAATCAATACAGGTTCACTTCCCTTAAATGAAATAACCCTTACTTCGAATACCCCATCAAAGTGGGAAGTGAGCTTTTCCCCCTCTGAGTTGGATGAGCTCGCTCCGGGCAAAAGTGCAGATGTAATTGCTACATTATCTGTTCCCAATAAGACTTTGGCAGGAGATTATGTAAGTAAGTTCACGGCCAAAAACTCAGAAAGCACCAGTACAGCTACCTATCGAGTGACAGTAAAAACATCCCTTTTGTCAGGAGGTATAGGTATTTTAATAATATTGATCGCTGTCGGTTTTGTTTATGTTCTGATTCGCAAGTTCGGAAGAAGATAA